A genome region from Magnolia sinica isolate HGM2019 chromosome 8, MsV1, whole genome shotgun sequence includes the following:
- the LOC131254089 gene encoding uncharacterized protein LOC131254089, which produces MDFTLITGLKTGDLYIPNIHRSKKSLRDKYFPKYPILKKHVQEVFNRIVDSNKHEDVVRLALILCVEWFVRGIDTNIKCCKEFIDLVDSLEDFNIYPWGSLAYQTMTEGIESAFMASQGPHYNVTGCIFPLQIWAVERVPAL; this is translated from the exons ATGGACTTCACCCTAATAACAGGGCTGAAGACTGGTGATCTCTATATACCCAATATCCATCGTTCGAAGAAGtcattaagagacaaatacttcccTAAATATCCTATCCTAAAGAAACATGTACAGGAGGtgttcaataggatagttgatagCAATAAGCACGAAGATGTCGTGAGGTTAGCCCTAATATTATGTgtagagtggtttgttaggggTATCGACACGAATATTAAATGCTGTAAAGAGTTCATTGACCTTGTCGACTCATTGgaagactttaatatctacccCTGGGGTAGTTTGGCCTACCAAACGATGACAGAAGGGATCGAGAGTGCCTTCATGGCATCCCAAGGGCCTCATTACAATGTCACCGGTTGCATATTTCCCCTACAG ATATGGGCCGTTGAGAGAGTACCAGCTCTCTAA